A genomic window from Terrisporobacter glycolicus ATCC 14880 = DSM 1288 includes:
- a CDS encoding sensor histidine kinase — translation MNYNVRRSKSTVINFIIYIAILIIFFMILGMDDATLNIDMKNENVVTLASVISLVMYFVAIVSSLHYYKLNKNKDKDMIFYLICFILSFLLHFANQTIWVNIQDENLLLNSFIVNKILILMTVTPNTKFKNEIIKKKVPFATCVILICFILSLIELSFFNVENIIQNNDIQILFLFSNIIYLYVSVIYLKRFKISKDYLYVLWTVFLLSRCVKNVSTVMYYSSNMENNKYATLALIIMYLGLIIYSTGLLFISNGNMKDKLKDKQDLDVFYNILDNQSKNIEMYFLNKDWKVIYANKTARRQYAIKENNMKSFEYLGDVCKNRFENFDQKYKLLIKESLKNSKSWRGVISKGCNNEMLLDIKTQVSKEYGEIYVAQIDYNKEMIKLKKEVEEKNKLFDVITEKSGDLIIIIDKKQRIKYANKKACNLLGYEEDEIIGLKLRNILVNNNKYNFKDERIFEELQFKCKDNKIIEVETLGTPINDEGWILISRNITYRKEMQLLKEENEKMKVYQQLKTDFFANLSHELKTPLNIFYSIIQILDLNLEKKEDNDFKLAYKKHSDGLKINFYRMLRMITNLIDLTKFDSNYKDAKFNNYDIVRLCEDVTLSVVTYAQQKNIEIIFDTYEEEHIIRCDAEHMERIMLNLLSNAIKYTPSGGEIFVNLSFDDNYVNITVKDNGIGIPKEKLDSIFEKFVRVDKTIKRENEGSGIGLNIVKSLVDLLEGNIHIESSENIGSEFTIEIPNIKLEEGLADYDVDKERITLELSDVY, via the coding sequence ATGAATTACAATGTAAGAAGAAGTAAATCAACTGTTATTAATTTTATTATATATATAGCAATCTTAATAATATTTTTTATGATTTTAGGAATGGATGACGCAACATTAAACATTGATATGAAAAATGAAAATGTAGTTACTTTAGCATCAGTGATATCTCTAGTTATGTATTTTGTAGCTATAGTTTCATCATTACACTATTATAAATTAAATAAAAATAAAGATAAAGATATGATCTTCTATTTAATTTGCTTTATTTTATCATTTCTATTACATTTTGCAAATCAAACAATTTGGGTTAATATTCAAGACGAAAATTTATTGCTTAATTCATTCATTGTTAATAAAATACTCATATTAATGACTGTAACACCCAACACAAAATTTAAAAATGAAATTATTAAAAAAAAGGTTCCCTTTGCCACATGTGTTATATTAATCTGTTTTATATTATCACTTATAGAGTTAAGTTTTTTTAATGTTGAAAATATAATACAAAATAATGATATACAAATACTATTTCTTTTTTCGAACATAATTTATTTGTATGTATCAGTTATATATTTAAAAAGATTTAAAATTTCAAAGGATTATTTATATGTTTTATGGACAGTTTTTTTACTTAGTAGATGTGTAAAAAACGTTTCAACAGTAATGTACTATAGTAGTAATATGGAAAACAACAAATATGCAACTTTGGCTTTAATAATAATGTATCTTGGGTTAATTATATATAGTACAGGATTATTATTTATTAGTAATGGAAATATGAAAGATAAATTAAAAGACAAACAAGATTTAGATGTATTTTATAATATATTAGATAACCAATCTAAGAATATAGAAATGTACTTTTTAAATAAAGATTGGAAGGTAATTTATGCAAATAAAACAGCCAGAAGACAATATGCAATTAAGGAAAACAATATGAAATCATTTGAATACTTGGGCGATGTTTGCAAGAATAGATTCGAAAATTTTGACCAAAAATATAAATTACTTATAAAAGAATCACTAAAGAATAGTAAAAGCTGGAGAGGTGTAATTTCCAAAGGTTGCAATAATGAAATGTTATTAGATATTAAAACACAAGTAAGTAAAGAGTATGGTGAAATATACGTTGCTCAAATTGATTATAACAAGGAAATGATAAAACTAAAGAAAGAGGTAGAAGAAAAAAATAAATTATTTGATGTTATAACTGAAAAAAGTGGTGACTTAATAATTATAATAGATAAAAAACAAAGAATTAAGTATGCAAATAAAAAGGCATGTAATTTATTAGGATATGAAGAAGATGAGATAATAGGTTTAAAATTAAGAAATATCTTAGTAAATAATAATAAGTATAATTTTAAAGATGAAAGAATATTTGAAGAATTACAATTTAAATGTAAGGATAATAAAATTATTGAGGTTGAAACACTGGGAACCCCTATTAATGATGAAGGTTGGATCCTTATTTCTAGAAATATTACTTATAGAAAAGAGATGCAGTTATTAAAAGAGGAAAATGAAAAAATGAAAGTTTATCAACAACTAAAAACTGATTTCTTTGCAAATCTTTCTCATGAGCTAAAAACACCTTTAAATATATTTTATTCAATTATACAAATATTAGATTTAAATTTGGAAAAAAAGGAAGATAATGATTTTAAACTAGCATATAAAAAACATAGTGACGGATTGAAAATAAATTTTTATAGAATGCTTAGAATGATTACTAATTTAATTGACTTAACAAAGTTTGACTCCAATTATAAAGATGCTAAGTTCAATAATTATGATATAGTTAGGCTATGTGAAGATGTTACATTATCTGTAGTAACATATGCTCAACAAAAAAATATTGAAATTATATTTGATACATATGAAGAAGAGCATATAATTAGATGTGACGCAGAACATATGGAAAGAATAATGTTAAACCTTCTATCCAACGCAATTAAATATACTCCAAGTGGTGGAGAGATATTTGTAAATTTAAGTTTTGATGATAATTATGTTAACATAACAGTAAAGGACAACGGAATTGGTATCCCTAAAGAAAAGCTGGATAGTATTTTTGAAAAGTTTGTTAGAGTAGACAAAACTATAAAAAGAGAAAATGAAGGTAGTGGCATAGGTCTTAATATAGTCAAATCATTAGTGGACTTATTAGAAGGGAATATACATATTGAAAGTAGTGAAAATATAGGTAGCGAATTTACAATAGAAATTCCAAATATAAAACTAGAAGAAGGATTAGCAGATTATGATGTAGATAAAGAAAGAATAACTTTAGAATTATCAGATGTTTATTAG
- a CDS encoding alpha/beta hydrolase fold domain-containing protein — MKQELIPVYEEMEEQIKKISNNKAKKSEPICISGKPIYLPLNGHKIEVTYYKAKKKNAPIIFGVYGGEFTTDNYYYDDLFWHMIHSEFECNVVSISYKNFRKSKFPCAINDVYDVICYFMENASQLDFNTNKVIIFGSSIGANFATSAALLDRANNTNYIKTQILNYPYLDLTTSINKNICGDFITPDKYVNDVAELKNPFVSPIYASQEELKGMPKTIIICGEEDNLSYESEKYAKMLQSSGTEVYCQNYSEMEAGFVELYFLLKYMPLKSQTLSNKMKENFISGKLYKSVMSAIQFIKEHVV, encoded by the coding sequence ATGAAACAAGAACTAATCCCAGTATATGAAGAAATGGAAGAACAGATAAAAAAAATATCTAATAATAAAGCAAAGAAATCTGAACCAATATGTATAAGTGGAAAACCCATATATCTACCTCTCAATGGACATAAAATAGAAGTAACTTATTACAAAGCAAAGAAAAAAAACGCACCTATTATATTTGGAGTTTATGGTGGTGAATTTACTACGGACAACTATTATTATGACGATTTATTTTGGCATATGATCCATAGTGAGTTTGAGTGTAATGTAGTTTCTATATCATATAAGAATTTTAGAAAAAGCAAGTTTCCATGTGCTATAAATGATGTTTATGATGTGATTTGCTATTTTATGGAGAATGCATCACAGCTTGATTTTAATACAAATAAGGTAATAATATTTGGAAGTAGCATTGGTGCTAATTTTGCCACATCAGCAGCTCTTCTTGATAGAGCTAACAACACTAATTATATAAAAACACAAATATTAAATTATCCTTATTTAGATTTAACTACAAGCATAAATAAAAATATATGTGGGGATTTTATAACTCCTGATAAATATGTAAATGACGTGGCAGAACTAAAAAATCCTTTTGTATCGCCTATTTATGCTTCGCAGGAAGAATTAAAAGGTATGCCAAAGACAATAATAATTTGTGGAGAAGAAGATAATTTAAGTTATGAAAGTGAAAAATATGCAAAAATGCTACAAAGCAGCGGAACAGAAGTATATTGCCAAAACTACAGTGAAATGGAAGCTGGCTTTGTAGAACTTTATTTCTTGCTAAAATATATGCCACTTAAATCTCAGACTTTATCTAACAAAATGAAGGAAAACTTTATAAGCGGAAAGTTATATAAATCTGTTATGTCGGCGATTCAGTTTATTAAAGAACATGTTGTTTAG
- a CDS encoding leucine-rich repeat domain-containing protein, with product MNEKLNITNDEDYFKYELLEDGKSYSIGAKNVNNIPKYITLPNEYNNLPITTIQKAGFSNCKNLKKIVIPNSIVNIESGGAFSGCINLLVVDFEENSLLKRIGINSFKNCSELQSIILPENLKVIGDGAFYNCAKLEEIYITGKDIIVLGKDVFCKISESMNIHVDKNSICEYKNSKGWSIYKESIYPLPQNIPSNLGHFIFLLNDDNESYTICDIVYDTDNESYEEKIIKFLTLPRHLVMPSYYKKKTITVIGKTAFWGNTYNATGTHLLSIILPKHLKIIKYMALSCNTNVKEFIMPDSLQTIERSAIGGNTRWWDRYDSYQPSSLEKIVFSENSKLKNIGFHTMAFFTKMKEFTIPKTTTNIDALAFWGCALSHINIPENVEHIENNIFAYSRKLKEITVNEKNRYFKEVDGVLYNKEENTLVSYPLAKEDDRFTIDETIENISTSRLFFGAKNLRILYSYMINPTNVDEYTFDVQLRGLRIYVPKEKVETYKSTDGWSVVSDSIYENDIIENDLAIKDNMLVQYLGNDDDLYLKDDIKGITNYALSSSKNLKNIYVSDDNPYLKSIDGVLFNKNITTLIAYPQGRLSEEYEIPASVKKVGFAAFLDCKNLRKIYTHENLRKLDSYAFYRCENLSNIINKDNEDNIQILGDSCFMYCDSIKKIYFEKVNKIGKNCFFDCRALEEIHLDSVKFIGEMAIYRSSTIKKINLGKELKHIDRYGISPRENSQIFINAIIPPVYDEGLFCYFDYYVPRQSLELYKKAPTWSNCSNRIYPLDKNLIE from the coding sequence ATGAATGAAAAACTTAATATTACTAATGATGAGGATTATTTTAAATATGAACTTCTAGAAGATGGAAAATCCTATTCCATAGGGGCTAAAAATGTAAATAATATTCCTAAATATATAACTTTGCCAAATGAATATAATAATTTACCAATTACAACTATACAAAAGGCTGGTTTTAGTAATTGTAAAAACCTTAAAAAAATTGTTATACCAAATAGTATAGTAAATATAGAAAGTGGAGGAGCTTTTAGTGGATGTATAAACTTACTAGTAGTAGACTTTGAAGAAAACAGTTTGTTAAAAAGAATAGGGATAAATTCATTTAAAAATTGTAGTGAACTACAAAGCATAATTCTACCTGAAAACCTTAAAGTAATTGGAGATGGAGCATTTTACAATTGTGCTAAGTTAGAAGAAATATATATAACTGGAAAAGATATTATAGTTTTAGGAAAAGATGTATTTTGTAAAATAAGTGAGAGCATGAATATACATGTGGATAAAAATTCTATATGCGAATATAAAAATAGTAAGGGTTGGAGTATTTATAAAGAGAGTATTTATCCACTACCACAAAATATTCCATCAAATTTAGGTCATTTTATATTTTTACTAAATGATGATAATGAAAGCTACACTATATGTGATATTGTATATGATACGGATAATGAAAGTTATGAAGAAAAAATTATAAAGTTTCTAACACTGCCAAGACATTTAGTAATGCCTAGTTATTATAAGAAAAAGACAATAACTGTAATAGGTAAAACGGCTTTTTGGGGAAATACCTATAACGCTACAGGTACACATCTACTAAGTATTATCTTACCAAAACATTTAAAAATAATAAAATATATGGCTCTATCTTGTAATACAAATGTGAAAGAATTTATAATGCCAGATAGTTTACAAACTATTGAAAGATCTGCTATTGGAGGAAATACAAGATGGTGGGACAGATATGACAGCTATCAGCCATCTTCATTGGAGAAAATAGTATTTAGTGAAAATAGTAAATTAAAAAATATAGGTTTTCATACAATGGCATTCTTTACTAAAATGAAAGAATTCACCATACCTAAAACTACCACAAATATAGATGCCCTTGCCTTTTGGGGTTGTGCATTGAGTCATATTAATATACCAGAAAATGTAGAACATATAGAAAATAATATTTTTGCTTACTCAAGAAAATTAAAAGAGATTACAGTGAATGAAAAGAATAGATATTTCAAGGAAGTAGATGGAGTTTTATATAATAAAGAAGAAAATACTTTAGTATCTTATCCCCTTGCCAAAGAAGATGATCGATTTACTATAGATGAAACAATAGAAAACATATCAACTAGTAGATTGTTTTTTGGAGCTAAAAATTTAAGAATATTATATTCATATATGATAAATCCAACAAATGTTGATGAATATACTTTTGATGTTCAGCTTCGAGGACTTAGAATATATGTACCTAAAGAAAAAGTAGAAACTTATAAATCAACAGATGGATGGAGTGTAGTTAGCGATAGTATTTATGAAAATGATATTATAGAAAATGATCTTGCCATAAAGGATAATATGCTAGTTCAATATTTAGGTAATGATGATGACCTATATTTAAAAGATGATATAAAAGGAATAACTAATTATGCATTATCATCATCAAAAAATTTGAAAAATATATATGTATCAGATGATAATCCTTATTTGAAATCCATAGATGGAGTTTTGTTTAATAAGAACATAACAACTCTAATAGCCTATCCACAGGGAAGATTAAGTGAAGAGTATGAAATACCTGCTTCAGTAAAAAAAGTAGGCTTTGCGGCATTTTTAGACTGTAAGAATTTGCGAAAAATTTATACTCATGAAAATCTTAGAAAACTAGATTCATATGCTTTTTATAGATGCGAAAATTTAAGTAATATAATTAATAAGGATAACGAAGATAATATACAAATTTTAGGGGATAGTTGCTTTATGTATTGTGATTCCATAAAAAAGATATATTTTGAAAAAGTTAATAAAATAGGAAAGAATTGTTTTTTCGATTGTAGAGCTTTAGAAGAAATACACTTAGACTCAGTAAAATTTATAGGTGAGATGGCAATTTATAGAAGCTCAACTATTAAAAAGATTAATTTAGGAAAAGAATTAAAACATATTGATAGATATGGAATATCTCCTCGTGAAAATTCACAGATATTTATAAATGCTATTATACCACCTGTATATGATGAAGGCTTATTTTGTTATTTTGACTACTACGTGCCTAGACAAAGTCTTGAACTGTACAAAAAGGCACCAACATGGTCTAATTGTTCAAATAGAATCTATCCACTTGATAAAAATCTAATTGAGTAG
- a CDS encoding leucine-rich repeat domain-containing protein, giving the protein MNENIEESIFKYKLLPNKSAYSISLNITLDIPNDIEIPKEYNGLPVTHIESKGFANCENIISVFIPNTIKSINSYGAFKGCSNLSLVLFEKNSDLKYIGHATFKDCSQLESIIIPESVINMEENIFEGCGNLTELYITTKKYFSPIGQLFTCCVNPNLNIYLSDENINEWKENVYCLKLNINILPLPKYIPTDLGYFKFKLNDDKKSYIIYLKDKEKMMKNLVLPSFYKNLPVTIIDEKGFYFQLQLESLKLPKYLKVIGKSAFWGCIVKELELPDSLEIIESRAFGHMLTFFRPPSITRPASRSKLEKVIIGDNSKLSFIGISAFHANIELKEFNFPKTLTHIGSYAFSASSLESIYIGKKVEYIGDNAFMMASEIKNIVVDPANTTYYKVDDALYSNNALDVYPPATDSDIYTMPDFVRVIYGRSTFYQSKNLRVIYINSKIVPRFLYDTPEMSTKLQSTKIYVPDEVVNEYKKAIQWEYYANNIFPQSIIKDGIAKIDNTLIQWIDSKEDIIIPKDIEKIGPYALGQDKTIKNIYVDSQNTSLKSEDGVLFNFDKSELIRYGQTKEAKEYKVPNSVKKLGIGAFVGGENLRSITLGENVKEISEYAFGSCFNLEKINLENIKKIGSFAFYYCNLSGKINLNSIEILEDNIFSREKVYITDDDHWIPYYFMNISEVVLGENIQYIGKNGLPSDIILYIYALTPPTVHQDNRGFKTIYVPRESLDLYKNSPFWQEHSSKILPMD; this is encoded by the coding sequence ATGAATGAAAATATAGAAGAATCAATCTTCAAATATAAGTTACTTCCTAATAAAAGTGCTTATAGCATTTCTTTAAACATAACTTTAGACATTCCAAATGATATAGAAATACCAAAAGAATATAATGGATTACCAGTTACACATATTGAATCAAAAGGTTTTGCTAATTGTGAAAATATCATTTCAGTTTTTATACCAAATACAATAAAATCTATTAATAGTTATGGAGCATTTAAAGGATGTAGTAATTTATCTTTAGTTTTGTTTGAAAAAAATAGTGATTTAAAATATATTGGTCATGCAACTTTTAAAGACTGTTCACAGCTAGAAAGTATTATAATACCAGAAAGTGTAATAAATATGGAAGAAAATATTTTTGAAGGATGTGGTAATTTAACAGAGTTGTATATTACAACAAAAAAATATTTTTCACCAATAGGCCAATTGTTTACTTGTTGTGTAAATCCAAATTTAAATATATATTTATCAGATGAGAACATAAATGAATGGAAAGAAAATGTTTATTGTTTAAAATTAAATATAAACATTTTGCCACTTCCAAAATATATACCAACAGACTTAGGATATTTTAAGTTTAAATTAAATGATGATAAAAAAAGTTATATTATTTACCTTAAAGACAAAGAAAAAATGATGAAAAATTTAGTTTTACCATCCTTCTATAAAAATTTACCAGTAACTATAATAGATGAAAAAGGATTTTATTTTCAACTACAGCTTGAAAGTTTGAAACTTCCTAAGTATTTAAAAGTTATAGGAAAAAGTGCCTTTTGGGGTTGTATTGTTAAAGAATTGGAGCTTCCTGATAGTTTAGAAATAATAGAAAGTAGGGCGTTTGGACATATGTTGACATTTTTTAGACCACCATCTATTACACGTCCAGCAAGCCGTTCAAAGCTAGAAAAAGTAATTATTGGTGACAATAGTAAATTATCTTTTATAGGAATTTCTGCTTTTCATGCAAATATAGAACTAAAAGAATTCAATTTTCCAAAAACATTAACTCATATAGGAAGTTATGCTTTCAGTGCATCTAGTTTGGAATCTATTTATATAGGCAAAAAAGTTGAATATATTGGAGATAATGCTTTTATGATGGCAAGTGAAATAAAAAATATTGTAGTAGACCCAGCAAATACAACTTATTATAAAGTTGATGATGCACTATACAGTAACAATGCTTTAGATGTTTATCCACCGGCTACAGATAGTGACATATACACTATGCCAGACTTTGTAAGAGTAATTTATGGTAGGAGTACCTTTTACCAAAGTAAAAATTTGAGGGTGATTTATATTAATTCTAAAATAGTTCCTAGATTTCTTTATGATACTCCAGAAATGTCTACTAAGCTTCAAAGTACAAAGATTTATGTACCAGATGAAGTTGTTAATGAATATAAAAAAGCAATACAATGGGAGTATTATGCCAATAATATATTTCCACAAAGCATTATAAAAGATGGAATAGCAAAAATAGATAATACACTAATACAATGGATAGATAGTAAGGAAGATATAATAATACCAAAAGATATAGAAAAAATAGGGCCTTACGCACTAGGACAAGATAAAACAATTAAAAATATATATGTTGATTCTCAAAATACCAGCTTAAAATCAGAAGATGGAGTTTTATTTAATTTTGATAAAAGTGAATTAATTAGATATGGGCAAACAAAAGAAGCTAAAGAATATAAAGTACCAAACTCTGTTAAAAAGCTGGGAATAGGTGCTTTTGTAGGAGGAGAAAACCTGAGAAGTATAACTTTAGGAGAAAATGTGAAAGAAATTAGTGAATATGCTTTTGGATCATGTTTTAACTTGGAAAAGATAAATTTAGAAAATATAAAGAAAATAGGAAGTTTTGCATTTTATTACTGTAATCTAAGCGGGAAAATAAATCTAAACTCTATAGAAATATTAGAGGATAACATTTTTAGTCGTGAGAAAGTTTATATAACAGATGATGACCATTGGATACCATATTATTTTATGAATATTAGTGAAGTAGTATTAGGTGAAAATATTCAGTATATTGGAAAAAATGGATTGCCAAGTGATATAATACTTTATATTTATGCCTTAACTCCACCAACAGTTCATCAGGATAATAGAGGATTTAAAACAATATATGTTCCAAGAGAAAGTTTGGATTTATATAAAAACTCACCATTTTGGCAAGAGCATTCATCAAAAATTTTACCTATGGATTAA
- a CDS encoding leucine-rich repeat domain-containing protein: MKDNDIYNINTSEYYDYFNFSLTCSKDSYIIGAKDISTLYGDIVIPREYNNLPVTQIKSKGFYNCKNIRSVFIPNTIKSINSYGAFEGCSNLSLVLFEKNSDLKSIGKATFKNCKELESIVIPSSVTNIEENAFDCCTNLKEIYITSKVYLQPKKFKICNKLSKLNIYLSNENIDEWKDYLQCFDSNINVVSLPDFIPTDLGFFIFELNEDEKSYTIYGKYPQREIKNLILPSYYNDMPITIIGENAFYNNIYMESLKLPEKLKIIKKQAFSNFHIKELEIPDSLETIEQMAFMDFMIYFNSPSVSLPGSRSQLEKVIISDKSKLSFIGRGAFSGHPRLKEFNFPKSLTYIGSWSFSGAGLESIYIGKKVEYIGSQAFRFTTELKNFIVDPENTVYSNVDGVLCSNPDTNDENFTAIESYPSSREEDIYTIANYIRVIQGRYVLSRCKNLRVLYINGNMLPRFFYDNVDLYTNLQSTKIYVPDKVLNEYKNSIQWKKYANIIYPQSIIKDGIAKIDNTLIQWIDSKEDITIPKDIKRIGPYALGEDKKIKNIYVDLQNTSFKSQNGILFNRDRSELIRYPQTREEEEYKVPNLVKKLGIGSFIGGENLRRITLGERVEEIGEYAFGSCFNLSKINLENVKKIGKLAFYYCNLSGKINLKSIEILEENIFKRDEFYIREDSGIGVNYTMNISEVILGKNIKYIGKNALPTNPTIYIYALRPPTLIKSYYEFKKIYVPKKSLDLYKNSPDWQNYKKIIYPIE; the protein is encoded by the coding sequence ATGAAAGATAATGATATATATAATATAAATACTAGTGAATATTATGATTACTTCAACTTTAGTCTTACATGTAGCAAGGATTCTTATATCATAGGGGCAAAAGATATCTCTACATTATATGGAGATATTGTTATACCTAGAGAATACAATAACTTACCTGTCACACAAATTAAATCAAAAGGTTTTTATAATTGTAAAAATATACGCTCTGTTTTTATACCAAATACTATAAAATCCATAAATAGTTATGGAGCATTTGAAGGATGTAGCAATTTATCTTTAGTTTTATTTGAAAAAAACAGTGACTTAAAAAGTATTGGCAAAGCTACATTTAAAAACTGTAAAGAATTGGAAAGTATAGTAATTCCATCAAGTGTCACAAATATAGAAGAAAATGCATTTGATTGTTGTACAAATTTAAAAGAAATATATATTACATCAAAAGTGTATTTGCAACCAAAAAAATTTAAAATTTGTAATAAATTATCAAAATTAAATATATATTTATCTAATGAAAATATTGATGAATGGAAAGATTATTTACAATGTTTTGATTCAAATATTAATGTTGTTTCACTTCCAGACTTTATACCTACCGATTTAGGCTTTTTCATATTTGAATTAAATGAAGATGAAAAAAGTTATACTATATATGGAAAATACCCTCAAAGAGAAATTAAAAACTTAATACTACCATCATATTATAATGACATGCCAATAACTATAATTGGTGAAAATGCTTTTTACAATAATATTTATATGGAAAGTTTAAAACTTCCTGAAAAATTGAAAATAATTAAAAAACAAGCTTTTTCAAATTTTCATATTAAAGAACTAGAAATTCCAGATAGTTTAGAGACAATTGAACAAATGGCATTTATGGATTTTATGATTTATTTTAACTCTCCATCTGTTTCACTTCCAGGAAGTAGATCACAATTGGAAAAAGTCATAATTAGTGATAAGAGTAAGCTATCCTTTATAGGAAGGGGAGCTTTTAGTGGACATCCTAGATTAAAAGAGTTTAATTTTCCAAAATCACTAACTTATATAGGAAGCTGGTCATTTAGTGGTGCAGGTTTAGAATCTATATATATAGGAAAAAAAGTAGAATATATAGGAAGTCAAGCTTTTAGATTCACAACTGAATTGAAAAATTTCATAGTAGATCCAGAAAATACAGTTTACTCTAATGTAGATGGTGTACTATGCAGTAACCCTGATACAAACGATGAAAATTTTACAGCTATAGAATCTTATCCATCATCAAGAGAAGAAGATATATATACGATTGCCAATTATATAAGGGTAATACAAGGAAGATATGTTTTATCAAGATGCAAAAATTTAAGGGTATTATATATTAATGGGAACATGCTACCTAGATTTTTTTATGATAATGTGGATTTATATACGAATCTTCAAAGTACAAAAATTTATGTACCAGATAAGGTTTTAAATGAATATAAAAACTCAATTCAATGGAAAAAATATGCTAATATTATATATCCTCAAAGCATTATAAAAGATGGAATAGCAAAAATAGATAATACATTAATACAATGGATAGATAGTAAAGAAGATATAACTATACCAAAAGACATAAAAAGAATAGGCCCTTATGCTCTTGGAGAGGATAAAAAAATTAAAAATATATATGTAGATTTACAAAATACAAGTTTTAAATCTCAAAATGGGATTTTGTTTAATAGAGATAGATCTGAATTAATAAGATATCCACAAACAAGAGAAGAAGAGGAGTACAAAGTACCAAATTTAGTGAAAAAGTTAGGAATAGGATCATTTATAGGAGGAGAAAACCTAAGAAGGATAACCTTAGGTGAGAGAGTAGAAGAAATTGGGGAATATGCCTTTGGATCTTGCTTTAACTTATCAAAAATAAATTTAGAAAATGTAAAGAAAATAGGTAAGCTTGCTTTTTATTATTGTAATTTAAGTGGAAAAATAAATCTAAAGTCCATAGAAATACTAGAGGAAAATATTTTTAAACGTGATGAATTTTATATTAGAGAAGACAGTGGCATAGGTGTTAACTATACTATGAATATTAGTGAAGTAATACTTGGTAAAAATATTAAATACATTGGAAAAAATGCTTTACCAACGAATCCTACCATTTATATTTATGCACTAAGACCACCGACTCTTATAAAATCGTATTATGAATTTAAAAAAATATATGTTCCTAAAAAAAGTTTGGATTTATATAAAAACTCACCTGACTGGCAAAATTACAAAAAAATAATTTATCCTATTGAATAA
- a CDS encoding PH domain-containing protein encodes MADTTNILQWTFVSECPIPGDVEDVLVQGETAVAAYKTLRDSAIFTNKRLIVRDAQGLTGKKVEIYSLPYSSINMWSTENAGKLFDLNAEVELWTRAGHIKINLQKGVDIRKFDRLIAEAVFK; translated from the coding sequence ATGGCAGATACAACAAATATATTACAATGGACTTTTGTGAGTGAATGTCCAATACCAGGAGATGTAGAAGACGTATTAGTACAAGGAGAAACAGCAGTTGCAGCATACAAAACACTTAGAGATAGTGCAATTTTTACTAACAAAAGATTAATAGTAAGAGATGCACAAGGATTAACAGGTAAAAAAGTAGAAATATATTCTTTACCATATTCATCAATAAACATGTGGTCAACTGAAAACGCAGGTAAACTATTTGATTTAAATGCAGAAGTTGAATTATGGACAAGAGCAGGTCATATAAAAATAAATCTACAAAAAGGTGTAGATATTAGAAAATTTGATAGATTAATAGCTGAAGCAGTATTTAAATAG